One genomic region from Salvia hispanica cultivar TCC Black 2014 chromosome 2, UniMelb_Shisp_WGS_1.0, whole genome shotgun sequence encodes:
- the LOC125205830 gene encoding protein ASPARTIC PROTEASE IN GUARD CELL 1: MEKLAVFFAFFTVLAASRTLPPNSDPNFLDVSASISKTQGLFSRSVLPSMHEVHHRRTRVSPHSPLSFDLHPRLSVRGTTEESYKALTVARLGRDSARVKAIQTRLDLASLGILKADLTPLEAELETEKLEGPVISGTSQGSGEYFSRVGVGKPATQAYMVLDTGSDVNWVQCAPCADCYQQADPIFDPLLSSSFTPLTCDTQQCRSLDVSECRNDTCLYEVSYGDGSYTVGDFVTETVTFGGSQAVDNIAIGCGHNNEGLFVGAAGLIGLGGGKLSFPSQINATSFSYCLVDRDSDSASTLDFNSPAPAGAVTAPLVRNPKLDTFYYVDLSGISVSGEMLAISASTFKLNEESGNGGVIVDSGTAVTRLQTEAYEAMRDAFKKGTGQLPAAEGVALFDTCYDLSSKKSVEVPTVSFHFSNGKELALPAKNYMIPVDSSGTFCFAFAPTSSALGIIGNVQQQGTRVSYDLANSLIGFSPNKC, from the coding sequence TTGTTCTCACGAAGCGTACTACCCTCAATGCACGAGGTACACCACCGGCGTACTAGGGTTTCTCCCCATTCCCCGCTTAGCTTCGACCTCCACCCGCGCCTGTCGGTCCGTGGAACGACGGAGGAGAGCTATAAGGCGCTCACGGTGGCGCGACTCGGTCGTGACTCGGCCCGAGTCAAGGCGATTCAGACTCGGCTAGATCTGGCGAGTTTGGGGATTTTGAAGGCAGATCTGACGCCTCTGGAGGCGGAGTTGGAGACGGAGAAGCTGGAGGGGCCGGTGATCTCCGGCACGAGCCAGGGGAGCGGCGAGTACTTCAGCCGAGTTGGAGTGGGGAAGCCGGCGACTCAGGCGTACATGGTGCTGGACACGGGGAGTGACGTCAACTGGGTGCAATGCGCACCCTGCGCAGACTGTTACCAGCAGGCCGACCCGATTTTCGACCCGCTTCTGTCCTCCTCCTTCACGCCGCTCACGTGCGATACTCAGCAATGCAGGTCGCTCGACGTCTCCGAGTGCCGCAACGACACCTGCCTCTACGAGGTCTCCTACGGCGACGGCTCCTACACCGTCGGCGATTTCGTCACGGAAACCGTCACATTCGGCGGATCTCAAGCCGTCGACAACATCGCAATCGGCTGCGGCCACAACAACGAAGGTCTATTCGTCGGCGCCGCCGGTTTAATCGGCCTCGGCGGCGGAAAGCTCTCGTTTCCCTCTCAAATCAACGCCACCTCCTTCTCCTACTGCCTCGTCGATCGCGATTCCGACTCCGCCTCCACTCTCGATTTCAATTCCCCGGCGCCCGCGGGAGCCGTGACGGCGCCGCTGGTCCGGAACCCTAAGCTGGACACGTTCTACTACGTGGATCTATCCGGAATCAGCGTGTCCGGCGAGATGCTGGCGATCTCGGCGTCGACGTTCAAGCTGAACGAGGAGAGCGGCAACGGCGGCGTGATAGTGGACTCCGGGACGGCGGTGACGAGGCTGCAGACGGAGGCGTACGAGGCGATGCGCGACGCGTTTAAGAAGGGGACGGGGCAGCTGCCGGCGGCGGAGGGAGTGGCGCTGTTCGACACGTGCTACGATCTGAGCTCGAAAAAGAGCGTGGAGGTGCCGACGGTGTCGTTTCACTTCTCGAACGGTAAAGAGCTGGCGTTGCCGGCGAAGAACTACATGATTCCGGTGGACTCGTCGGGGACGTTCTGCTTCGCCTTCGCGCCGACGTCGTCTGCGCTGGGGATTATAGGGAATGTTCAGCAGCAGGGGACACGTGTCAGTTACGACCTCGCTAATTCTCTGATTGGATTTTCTCCCAATAAATGctag
- the LOC125205411 gene encoding transcription factor HBP-1b(c38)-like, protein MHSFKSSVSQAIALTSSDVYCHSQSPFYLRGEEGGRNGGRFSDLGELEQSAGNGFHHDDTINLSRTSMYNDLKASNVSVVSSNLQFGGLNNSLGSAEMVSSATGVDSSQFISHKGTIMGVCGGGGGGGAMGNGQFENWGDSGVVADHSQQTDTSTDTDDKNQYPGVHNERLMGMDSLDQSNGKIGDQKALRRLAQNREAARKSRMRKKAYVQQLESSRLKLTQLEQELKKVRQQGVFAASGYRADHSLGGNGALAFDLDYARWLDEHHRLVNDLRAAVNSHVADCELRLLVEDVMSHYDEIFRLKSVGAKADVFHLLSGMWKTPAERCFMWLGGFRCSEILKILGNQIEPLTEPQLVGICNLQQSSQQAEDALSQGMEALQQSLVETLSTNALAPRNSVNVADYMGQMAIAMTKLATLENFLHQADLLRQQTLQQLQRILTTRQAARALLAISDYRSRLRALSSLWLARPKE, encoded by the exons ATGCATAGCTTCAAGTCTTCTGTATCACAGGCTATTGCTCTCACCAGCTCTGATGTCTATTGCCACTCTCAGTCACCCTTTTACCTCAG GGGTGAAGAAGGTGGTAGAAATGGGGGACGCTTTTCGGACCTTGGGGAGCTCGAGCAGTCGGCTGGAAATGGGTTTCATCATGATGATACTATTAACTTAAGCAGAA CCTCAATGTACAATGATTTGAAGGCAAGCAATGTTTCTGTTGTGTCTAGTAACTTGCAGTTTGGTGGCCTCAACAAC AGCTTGGGTTCAGCAGAGATGGTTTCATCAGCAACAGGGGTTGATTCAAGCCAGTTCATCTCACACAAGGGAACAATCATGGGTGTctgcggcggcggtggtggtggtggtgctATGGGAAATGGTCAGTTTGAAAACTGGGGTGATTCAGGGGTGGTGGCAGATCATAGCCAGCAGACTGACACTTCTACAGACACTGATGATAAAAACCAG TATCCTGGAGTGCACAATGAAAGATTGATGGGCATGGACTCATTGGACCAATCGAATGGAAAAATCGGAGACCAAAAG GCACTGCGTAGGCTAGCTCAGAATCGTGAAGCAGCAAGGAAGAGCCgaatgagaaaaaaa GCCTATGTTCAACAGCTTGAGAGTAGTCGGCTGAAGCTCACGCAACTAGAGCAGGAGCTGAAAAAAGTGCGGCAACAG GGTGTGTTTGCTGCATCCGGATATCGTGCAGATCATTCTCTTGGTGGAAATG GTGCTTTGGCATTCGACCTAGATTATGCTAGATGGCTTGATGAACACCATCGGCTGGTCAACGATCTCAGAGCTGCTGTAAATTCTCATGTTGCTGACTGTGAACTCCGGCTTCTTGTTGAGGATGTGATGTCTCATTATGATGAGATATTCCGTCTTAAGAGCGTTGGTGCAAAAGCAGACGTCTTCCACTTACTCTCCGGCATGTGGAAGACTCCGGCTGAGAGGTGCTTCATGTGGTTGGGAGGATTCCGCTGCTCTGAGATTCTCAAG ATACTCGGAAATCAAATCGAGCCTTTAACAGAGCCACAGTTGGTGGGGATTTGCAACTTGCAGCAATCCTCCCAACAGGCTGAGGATGCCTTGTCTCAAGGGATGGAAGCTCTGCAACAGTCGCTCGTCGAGACACTTTCCACAAATGCCCTCGCCCCCCGTAACTCTGTAAACGTGGCCGACTACATGGGGCAGATGGCCATTGCCATGACCAAGCTTGCCACACTCGAGAATTTCCTTCATCAG GCCGATCTCCTGAGACAGCAGACACTGCAACAACTGCAACGAATACTAACAACCCGCCAAGCTGCCCGTGCCCTTCTAGCCATCAGCGATTACAGATCAAGGCTCCGAGCCCTGAGCTCGCTGTGGCTAGCACGCCCTAAGGAATGA
- the LOC125205413 gene encoding uncharacterized protein LOC125205413 codes for MDFQLDEFEYEDDVFYSELRKQVMQLTAEDEDDNIEEHVCRNKSLNTVAARKEGLNDSRGYYDWHEMAAPAFIMNLWRTGNGTGVFIPQIVQSKKKNRSRRKRNERGRTYKRVEQN; via the exons ATGGATTTTCAGTTAGACGAGTTCGAATACGAGGATGATGTTTTCTATAGTGAACTAAGGAAACAAGTCATGCAACTCACAGCCGAAGACGAAGACGACAACATCGAAGAACATGTTTGCAGAAACAAGAGTTTGAACACGGTGGCAGCCCGGAAAGAAGGCCTTAACGACAGCCGTGGCTATTATGACTGGCACGAGATGGCTGCACCTGCGTTTATCATGAATTTGTGGAGAACCGGAAACGGGACTGGTGTTTTCATCCCACAAATTGTGCAgtcaaagaaaaagaacagATCAA GGAGGAAGAGGAACGAAAGAGGACGAACATACAAGCGCGTGGAGCAAAACTGA
- the LOC125206440 gene encoding cell number regulator 2-like — translation MRPPSAPPAPPPATGVPLNQPRAASSLNLHAPVPWSTGLCDCCHNFSICCLTCFCPCVAFGRIAEIVDRGSTSCGVSGALYSMIFCMSGCSCLYSCFYRSKLRGQYFLEEQPCTDCCVHLCCETCSLCQEYRELENRGLDLSIGWHANLERQKRKAAADIAPPIQQGMKL, via the exons ATGAGGCCGCCGTCAGCTCCTCCGGCACCACCGCCAGCCACCGGTGTTCCTTTAAATCAGCCTCGTGCCGCTTCGAGTTTGAACCTTCACGCTCCTGTTCCGTGGTCGACTGGCCTCTGTGATTGTTGCCACAACTTTAGCATTT GTTGCCTAACATGTTTTTGTCCGTGCGTGGCATTCGGCCGGATTGCAGAAATTGTGGACAGAGGGTCAACAT CGTGTGGAGTGAGTGGGGCATTatactcgatgatattttGCATGAGTGGATGCTCTTGCTTATACTCGTGTTTCTATCGATCAAAATTGAGGGGCCAATATTTTCTGGAAGAGCAGCCTTGCACGGATTGTTGTGTGCATTTGTGTTGTGAAACATGTTCATTATGCCAAGAGTATCGCGAACTCGAAAATCGAGGACTTGATTTATCTATCG gatggCATGCAAATTTGGAGAGGCAAAAACGAAAGGCTGCTGCTGATATCGCTCCACCAATTCAACAAGGCATGAAGCTTTAG
- the LOC125205412 gene encoding probable carboxylesterase 17, producing the protein MAAMTMEPNLSSHQMRGKASQHKLQVVEEIEGLIKVYNNGHVERPDIVPSVGCSLAPDLGVTCRDATIDTYTNLWARIYAPTAANKLPLLLYFHGGGFCVGAASWACYHDFLASLAARASCAVVSVNYRLAPEHPLPAAYDDGVKAAIWAKQQEFSGGSEWWAGKCDFSRIFLAGDSAGANIAYNVGLRVANSIGVGAIKGLVMIQPFFGGEARTRSEVCAAQPPRSALTLAASDAYWRMALPAGAGRDHPWCNAGSAAELRRAGAAVMVCVAEADILRDRNLEFSGGLAREGVRVEQVVSKGVGHAFQILDKSHLAKTRLHELLSHVQHFVG; encoded by the coding sequence ATGGCTGCGATGACAATGGAGCCAAATCTGAGCAGCCACCAAATGAGAGGCAAAGCTTCCCAACACAAACTCCAAGTAGTTGAGGAAATTGAGGGCCTCATCAAGGTATACAACAACGGCCACGTGGAGCGCCCCGATATCGTGCCAAGTGTCGGGTGCTCATTGGCCCCTGACCTCGGGGTCACGTGCCGTGACGCAACCATCGACACGTACACCAATCTCTGGGCACGCATCTACGCCCCAACCGCCGCCAACAAACTGCCCTTGCTCCTCTACTTCCACGGCGGCGGATTCTGCGTCGGCGCCGCATCCTGGGCCTGCTACCACGACTTCCTCGCCAGCCTCGCCGCCAGAGCCTCCTGCGCCGTCGTCTCCGTCAACTACAGGCTGGCGCCGGAGCACCCCCTCCCCGCCGCCTACGACGACGGCGTCAAGGCGGCGATCTGGGCCAAGCAGCAGGAATTCTCCGGCGGGAGCGAGTGGTGGGCCGGGAAATGCGATTTCTCTCGAATCTTCCTCGCCGGCGACAGCGCCGGCGCGAACATCGCCTACAATGTGGGGCTGAGGGTGGCGAATTCGATCGGAGTCGGAGCGATCAAGGGCTTGGTGATGATACAGCCGTTTTTCGGGGGCGAGGCGAGGACGCGGTCGGAGGTGTGCGCGGCGCAGCCGCCGCGGTCGGCGCTGACGCTGGCGGCGTCGGACGCGTACTGGCGGATGGCGCTGCCGGCGGGGGCTGGCCGCGACCACCCGTGGTGCAATGCGGGATCGGCGGCGGAGCTGCGGCGGGCGGGGGCGGCGGTGATGGTGTGCGTGGCGGAGGCGGACATATTGAGGGATCGGAATCTGGAATTTTCCGGCGGGTTGGCGAGGGAAGGGGTGAGGGTGGAGCAAGTGGTGAGTAAAGGCGTTGGGCATGCGTTTCAGATTCTGGATAAGTCGCATTTGGCCAAAACGCGCCTTCACGAGTTGTTGTCTCATGTCCAACATTTTGTTGGTTGA